The Phyllopteryx taeniolatus isolate TA_2022b chromosome 19, UOR_Ptae_1.2, whole genome shotgun sequence genome includes the window TCCTCCTCCACTGAAAAGCCGCTCCTGTGCCCGCCTCCAGCCACGCCACCTCCAGGTAAAGATCACAAAGACGGCAAATGTCCTGCAACAGCAGTGCTGAGAACTGAccgagtacaaatactttgttcctGTACTTCGATTATTCGGGAATTGAGTCCTCATTTTTCTCACGGGAATGTACTCTTAATCCCtacattaaatttaaaaatagatagctgtactttctactccttactttgtcgaAATGGTATCGTATCTGTCCAGCTACTTAAGTACACATTGTGAGTACTTCTGCCACCTGTTCTCCACAGCGTCCACAGACAATGCGGGCCCTCTGCCGGGAAACCCCAACGTGATCCTCGTCAGCTTGGGAAAGCTGCTATCGGAGAAAGGTCAGTCAACTTTCACCGCCATTGGCTTTTTGTCTTATTTGCTTACGATGGTTGATGGTTGTGGTTTTTCCAGTGCAGCACACACAAGGAAAACCCACTTCCTGCTCCCAGTGTGGCTCTGTGCTGGGCTCCACCTATGACAACCAGGTATGGCAGACATTCTGGGCTGTTTCCACTTTATTTCGTTGGATATATGTCtgtctatttatctatctacctgtctgtctgtctgtctgtctgtctatctatctctctagCTAGCTATCAAGAGCTGTCAAGCTAGCTAGGTacctagctagctagttagctagcaGTGTCacacagttctacaccactgcgcTACAAACTATATCCTCAATATTAAAGATATTGTTCAACTCGAGAATGCCAtttcggtaaaaaaaaaaaaaaaatgcgtgtGAATGATGAAGAGCTGACGGAACTGAAATGCTGGGGAATTAAGTGAATTGTTACAATGTGGAATGTGAGACTTTTCAGTTGGAAGGGTCTGAATCGGTCAAGTAATGCGAAAGGAGGGAAATATGGAAAGTATGTCTTAGTTTAGCAGTTTTACTGAGAAAATTGGGGATGTGCAGGGGAATGGGAATAGTTTGCAAGATATCCTGAATGAGcggaacagtttgaagttggaatggatCAAATCGGTCGAGAAACGTAGGACGAGGTGCTGTAAATATGTAAAACCTCTCTTACATTTGGGACTTACCGTACATAGTGAAACGTGTTGGATTTACCGGGATGTGGAAAATAGTTCCCAAAatgttctgaatgagctgaacagttgcAGTTTGAAATGGGAAAGATGGGGGACTTTGCTGTTGAATGTCTCATTCACTTGAATAGAGCTTTTGGGTGGGTGGAAAATGTGGAACTCTGGAAAATGTTGGAAGGTGTATCAAATTAGTTGCTCGGATGCCGTGAATTCTGTGACTCTGTGACTCAGGGGTGCGTATTTCTTTGAACATGATCTCCTTTTACTGTAGACCAACGGCTGTTACTTCTGTGAGCCGCCCGAGCGGAGCAGCGTCCCCAGTGGCGGTTTGCAGCACGGCCTGTTCGTGCTGAGCCCCTCGGAAAAACTCCCGAGCGCTTCTCAGCCTCTGCTTATCTTCTGCATCGACATCTCGGCCTCCATGAGCATCACCTCTCAGGTAGACGGCGCCACAAAAGGAGCTGCGTTGCCTTATGGCACAGATTGTGATCGCGTTCTTGTCTTGTTAAGGTGTCGCCGGGTGAGCAGTTTATCCACAGATCGCGCCTGGAGGTAAGACACTGACGTCGTAGAGCACGGGTGTCCAAACCCGCTCCGAGCAATTATATATGGTGATCTTGAAAAACTGCTCCATCGCAGCTTTCTGTACAAGGTGATAAGGCAAATACTGTTGTGTTCATCCCAGTTTGTCCAGGAAGCTGTTTTATTATGTGTTCACAAACTGAGCAAACAACACCCTGACACACCCGTGGGGCTCATCACCTTCAACTATGAGGTAAAACTTCAATACACTGAAATGACATTGCctggacaaaagaaaaaaaatctcttagttaagttattctcaaagtgtgacccaggctccctcttgtggtaaaataaagaatcactgcctaagtacagctcagttgtatttaacttttaaattcgGTACGTTTGcgtttaatctttaagaacagtTTGTCAGGAACCAATGGGTTAAAGGAATCTGTATTATATAAAGAGAGCAAAGCAAAAATCCTGTTGTTCCCCCAATCGCCTGTAGGTGACAGTACACGGATACGGAGATTTCCCATCACGTGTCCTGAGCGGAGATGACTTGATGAACAGTGACAATCTGAAAGTGGCTGCCACTGTTTTCCCCACTCCACCTCCGCTGTCACGCACTAAGCGCTTCCTGGAGAAGCAAGTGACAGAGTACGAGGAACATCATCTACCATCAGccctgttgtctttttgtgtcaaTGTTGACGAGCacccaacaaaaaacattttgagtatTGTTCTTCACACTTATTTGACATTCTATTCCTTCCACctttctcaaccgattcaaaCTTCtaaatattcacaaattcaaGACATTTGTGCAATAATTCCACAGATTCCCACAAGTCCACATtttcaatatgaaaaaaaaaaaggggaatctTTCACACATTCCAAGTTCAAACTGGCATTTTGGGAACTATTTTTCACGTTTCCCAAACTCCCACCTTTTTCATTATTCCACATTTCCTGGCACTACATTCATAAATGATGCAGACATTTGACATATttacctcctccttccacatttctcgatcgattcaaaccattccaatttTAAACTGTCATCCAGGACACAAGCGAGACCGTTTATCACATTACCCAAATTCCCACTTTTTCACAgtaaaattcccaaatgaagACATATTTAACACAATTACTTCCTTCGCCCACATTTTTTGACCGATTCCAACCAGTCTAACTTCAAGTCTCACATTCTACACTTCAATTACTACCACCATATTCCAGTTCACACGCAATTTCTACAGAAATGGCATTCTCTAGTTTTCTAATATTGTGGTGCTaatgtgtttttcttgaaaGATTGTCTGCCGTGGGCATCACGGCACTGGGCCCAGCAGCTCTTGTCGCCGTCACCATGGCCTCCAGACACCCGGGCTCCAAGGTGTCGATCATCCACACCTaattaacaatgttttttttcatcaaatcaaACTAGTGATATGAACTTTATGTCCGAAAAGGTGATCATCTGTACAGACGGGAAGGCCAACACGACGTTAGGGAATTTGGAGGTGGAGGACAACGACGCACGGACCCTCCTGTCGTCCACCATCTTCTACCAAGAACTGGGGGGAAATGCTGCCAATCAGGGGTGTGTAGTAGCGTGACAATAAACaatactgtgcaaaagtctCAATATTTGCGAGCTCAATGCTAAAATGATGGGAAACGCTAcagacgggctaatgaatagcatctatgtggcggtggtataacacagacagacaatataataatactcccaggcatatattctttatcttctgtgaaaaatcattactgcagtttactgggTCAcgtacagtagttgtgaaacttttATTCGTCTGCGCctgtatgactgtattattGGCTTGATCATCATGCACAAACTAATTCATCCcttactctatttttttaagtacataTTATATAGTGCTATTtcccttattaaaaaacacattttactgtCAACGATGCATCTTTCACTAGCGTGACCGTGTCAGTGCTGTCTATAGAGGGAACTGACTGCAGGCTGGATGAGCTGGGACGTCTCGCTGATCGCACAGGAGGAAAAGTAATGCATTCTcatctttattttatatttctctGTCCACTTTCATCGCATTTTTTCATGCCATCTGACGCATGTTGTCTCCGTGTCCGTCAGGTGGTGATCGCTAATCCCAAAATGCTACAGTCGGAGTTTGAGCAAATTATTGAGAACAGCACTATCGCCACACAGTGCACCGTCACGTTGATGCTGCCCAAATCAATGTAAGACGCAGCAGCTCTCTTGGTTGTACTGTTTCTAGTGTGTggatagtttttgttttttttctctgtccaatcagatttcagcctctttgTGTTGCCATGCcagtctaatctgcccagggcctttagaatcagtagtgctggcccatGGAACTGAAATTAtatttaaccaatcacatttcaaattcgccCTCAGAGGGCCAGATCGCTGGCCCCCGATGATAttagcatttttctgtcctctgattggctggtcaGAGCACAGCTTCTTACAGCCAACTTTGACcggcaaaacacatttgtaaatattgattttgaactgctccagatgatgtgtgCATAATCATTCCTGGGTTTCAATGATGCAGGTGTATGAGAGGAGAGAAAGAGGCGGGACACAAAGTAGCCAGAAAGGTGGGAAATGTGCACCTGGATAAAGAGATCACCTTCCAGTTTGTGGCCAACGAGGGAGAAGGTAAGCGAAACCGATAGCGTCACATCGCTCAGTGTGGAATTTTTGCTGAGAAAGACAAGAAATTTGGGCATCACGCCAGGCAAAACACAAGACAACAAAGTGCGGAGGCGTAAAGGTGATGACTAAGTTAATCGCTAGTAGTAATACAACTAATTCAAGTGCTCATGGAAAGAACGAATGAGCATGACTGGTTATGTTTCTCAGAAAAGAGTTGATGGCAGCTGTCAGGCCAAACAAAAACGCGCTAAATGGAAATAATACGTACTGG containing:
- the si:dkey-9k7.3 gene encoding circularly permutated Ras protein 1 isoform X2; protein product: MSVIALLASPSVSFVMQECFKMMLTVSVYDDFAETWLFHCPGLPVMMEFACDFVYVPPPVGPKDSQQANVFKRSALLPPVSWVRPLGAPPPPPVEVKPGHSPPTKVSEQPDVGERQEAAGSGSRFYDNVVLELKSPKRLTPARKTALLPPHLRPPPSPGQPSPSDKFTDDDVGPRSSSDTDAAANIQEGTGLDGNAPGQTAPSAPPLPPRPSFMKNMPEYVVLLPASSSTEKPLLCPPPATPPPASTDNAGPLPGNPNVILVSLGKLLSEKVQHTQGKPTSCSQCGSVLGSTYDNQTNGCYFCEPPERSSVPSGGLQHGLFVLSPSEKLPSASQPLLIFCIDISASMSITSQVSPGEQFIHRSRLEFVQEAVLLCVHKLSKQHPDTPVGLITFNYEVTVHGYGDFPSRVLSGDDLMNSDNLKVAATVFPTPPPLSRTKRFLEKQVTELSAVGITALGPAALVAVTMASRHPGSKVIICTDGKANTTLGNLEVEDNDARTLLSSTIFYQELGGNAANQGVTVSVLSIEGTDCRLDELGRLADRTGGKVVIANPKMLQSEFEQIIENSTIATQCTVTLMLPKSMCMRGEKEAGHKVARKVGNVHLDKEITFQFVANEGEVSSPMSGSAVSVQLQLRYMQRNGWRMLRVFTVTRNVTHESSVALSSLSLPIIQLNSSQASAALAVRGRFLDARRENEQQMKLIERAIEHNRSAEDRETYKEWVITMEPIYNNIYNFTRSLTDTGAALLYTMKQSNRKTIMIKNQQNLHFSPHWKQSKY
- the si:dkey-9k7.3 gene encoding circularly permutated Ras protein 1 isoform X4, which gives rise to MMEFACDFVYVPPPVGPKDSQQANVFKRSALLPPVSWVRPLGAPPPPPVEVKPGHSPPTKVSEQPDVGERQEAAGSGSRFYDNVVLELKSPKRLTPARKTALLPPHLRPPPSPGQPSPSDKFTDDDVGPRSSSDTDAAANIQEGTGLDGNAPGQTAPSAPPLPPRPSFMKNMPEYVVLLPASSSTEKPLLCPPPATPPPASTDNAGPLPGNPNVILVSLGKLLSEKVQHTQGKPTSCSQCGSVLGSTYDNQTNGCYFCEPPERSSVPSGGLQHGLFVLSPSEKLPSASQPLLIFCIDISASMSITSQVSPGEQFIHRSRLEFVQEAVLLCVHKLSKQHPDTPVGLITFNYEVTVHGYGDFPSRVLSGDDLMNSDNLKVAATVFPTPPPLSRTKRFLEKQVTELSAVGITALGPAALVAVTMASRHPGSKVIICTDGKANTTLGNLEVEDNDARTLLSSTIFYQELGGNAANQGVTVSVLSIEGTDCRLDELGRLADRTGGKVVIANPKMLQSEFEQIIENSTIATQCTVTLMLPKSMCMRGEKEAGHKVARKVGNVHLDKEITFQFVANEGEVSSPMSGSAVSVQLQLRYMQRNGWRMLRVFTVTRNVTHESSVALSSLSLPIIQLNSSQASAALAVRGRFLDARRENEQQMKLIERAIEHNRSAEDRETYKEWVITMEPIYNNIYNFTRAKSVVSDSQSLTDTGAALLYTMKQSNRKTIMIKNQQNLHFSPHWKQSKY
- the si:dkey-9k7.3 gene encoding circularly permutated Ras protein 1 isoform X3, with protein sequence MSVIALLASPSVSFVMQECFKMMLTVSVYDDFAETWLFHCPGLPVMMEFACDFVYVPPPVGPKDSQQANVFKRSALLPPVSWVRPLGAPPPPPVEVKPGHSPPTKVSEQPDVGERQEAAGSGSRFYDNVVLELKSPKRLTPARKTALLPPHLRPPPSPGQPSPSDKFTDDDVGPRSSSDTDAAANIQEGTGLDGNAPGQTAPSAPPLPPRPSFMKNMPEYVVLLPASSSTEKPLLCPPPATPPPASTDNAGPLPGNPNVILVSLGKLLSEKVQHTQGKPTSCSQCGSVLGSTYDNQTNGCYFCEPPERSSVPSGGLQHGLFVLSPSEKLPSASQPLLIFCIDISASMSITSQVSPGEQFIHRSRLEFVQEAVLLCVHKLSKQHPDTPVGLITFNYEVTVHGYGDFPSRVLSGDDLMNSDNLKVAATVFPTPPPLSRTKRFLEKQVTELSAVGITALGPAALVAVTMASRHPGSKVIICTDGKANTTLGNLEVEDNDARTLLSSTIFYQELGGNAANQGVTVSVLSIEGTDCRLDELGRLADRTGGKVVIANPKMLQSEFEQIIENSTIATQCTVTLMLPKSMCMRGEKEAGHKVARKVGNVHLDKEITFQFVANEGEVSSPMSGSAVSVQLQLRYMQRNGWRMLRVFTVTRNVTHESSVALSSLSLPIIQLNSSQASAALAVRGRFLDARRENEQQMKLIERAIEHNRSAEDRETYKEWVITMEPIYNNIYNFTRILFSGYSLFCLFMRESFLFGYFLLLY